The genomic region GCTCCAGTAGTAAAAAGTGATCTTTGAGAAGAGCTAAAAGCACCAAAACGGTAAAGTCAAAGTGGCACCACTCATGTTCAAGGTGCAGGAGAAGATCTTAATCCAAGGCACTTTCTCTTCTTCGGTTaccttttaaaagaaaattaacATTTTCTACAAGAACTGAATATGCATCAGCATCAAGGCTCACAAAATGCCTGAATGCAAATACAGTGCTCACAGATAGTACATGCTCTCTCTCATTAAACAAGGTAGAAAAGTGCAATGTCAAGCGCTAGggaatatacaaaaatatagatATGCTGTCCAACATGTAACCAATGCCAGAACAAGCATTTTGTTCTTGTCTGCTCCATGGAAATTTGGTAAACTAATCTTGGgtaaataaacagcaattaTAGCTGACAAAGACCACTTTGAAAGAGTGTTAATTTCCTCTTTCTTTAAATAGCAGGACTCCAGCAGGAGGAGGTTAGACCCAGTTTCCCAGGTGAAGTGTGAGGCAATAAGGGACGATCTATGGCTCTGGGGGCATCTCCTCCAGGCTCTTAAGGAGGTCCGTGTACTCTGTGGAGTTGATGAAGCGTGGGTAAGAGTCCCTCTGCATCAGTGTGTAGATCTGCTGCTGTGCGTCATCAAATGTGTGCGAGGTGGGCTCCAGCATGTTACGGTTTATAACGTCTCGAACACGTGAGTCCAAGCTGACCTACAACAGATAAACAATAGATAGTGAAAATCAACTACAATATCCAAAAATGGTAAAGCAATGAATTTAAGAATTGTTTCAGTGTATAATGAAGTAGTTTTCATCTTTAGATTTGCCTAATCATTTGAATTCATAATATACACATTGTCCTGTCAGATTATCACTGGATATTACCTCTTTTGGGGATAGTATTGAGATGAAGTCCTCATATATTTGCCGAACCTTCTCTTCGACCACAGTCTTGTTGGTCTCCTTTTTGAGCTCCTCACAGGCGAGCCAGAACATCATGTTCTCCTCACTAAACTCTGTCCTCAGATACTGCCTGAAGCAGGAGCGCCCAGATGCACTCTTCATCAGCTTCTCAAATGACACTGACCAGGAGCGGGCGTCTTCTGGAGTGGGCTTGGGACTGTAGAGCAAACAGTGGAAACATTTATTTGGTCTTATCTCATTATCTGCAGGTGATGATGTTATTTCATTAGTTGCTACTATACCTTTCCTCACAGTTGTTAGTTGCATCTGTTCTACGCTCAAACCTCTGGATTGTCTCATCTTCACTTCTCACAGTCAGACTAGAAGAAAAAGACAACCCTTTGATCTTTGcttctttttctctttaaaaatagaaatagcATCTTATAAACAGCATGTACAGTATACTGTTTTTTTAGACATATAGATATACTTATTGAAGCCTAAAGGGAGTTGGAACCATACATTGCTGAAGTGTGACAATTGTCTACAGGGTCCGTTAGGAGTTCCTATATCTAATTAAAATGGTCCCAGTACCTGATGTAGCAGCTGCTTTTGAACTAATTGGCTCAGGTGAGAGTCCACTCTGCATCGTCCCATGTGGAAAATGACAGTTGTAGCCATGTAACAATTACACTTGTATAGATGTGGAGACAAAATGTATTACTTGGCCCCAGTGGGGTAAGTTAACATGGCTGTGCACTGCACACAACAGGCTGTCCTCAGAGGAAGTGTGAGTAAATGGCTGATGATTCCAAAACAGAAGACTCATGGGTCAGTGTCCAGTGAGAGAGGGGGATCAGAAACAGTGTCAGTGGCTGTGCCTTTGCTGGAGGGGAAGCAGCCGCATAACCTCCGGTGGCATTTCCTTTATTTGTTTTGGGCAGAATACAGTTGAATTTGTATGCCTATGAATTATGCAATGTAGGTTATTTTTGAGTACATTTAATCTAagacactgagccacactgtgAAGAACAAACTACTTTGTATAATAATGCAAAGCCCCTGAGAGCTGTGTTGTGGGGTGCATCGTGCAGTTACCAGGAGCAGctacagcagcagcaccagcagAAGCAGCAGGCATTGGAGGCGTTAGTGGGGTTGTTTCCCATTCTGTGGCGTGCTTGGAGGACACTGGCAGCTGCTTCCTGATGAACCTGCATCTGTCTCTTACGCATCTCCAGCCGCTCTGAGCCCATGGACTGTAGAGCGAGAAAAACACAGGGGGAAATAACCATACATTATGAAATCATAAACAATTATATAACAATGAAATGATGTTCGGGACCTTTTTGATTATAGTAACTGCATGGACGAGATTGGTATAATGGGCACTACAGTGCACGATGACGCGTGGCGCGCACCTACACGAGCGCTCCCCCTCTGTCCATTTCCCCACtctcttttaattttaataGCTACAACTCCCTCCTAATATCCaatttgttctgaatgatgaGCGAAAGCCTAATGATACTGACAAGGCGTAACTCGGACCGCAGCGGTCGCATCCCTCGCGTACACGGGTCCGGATACTTCTGATCGAGTGGAGCCCCATTATGGTTATTTCTACAGCCTGACAATAATGTGATCATTTAGTGACAATGGCtaaacactgaaaacaaaacatctgcaaATAATAATTCTTACAGGAGGTTACCATGAGAACGAAGATGAGCATCTGTGGTTGCTGGAACATGCACTCCCAAGAAACACACATGACAGAGCCTTGGCCTATGCTGTGTTTGAATATGAACTATTAAATATTAGCGTGTACTCACTGTGTCACCATGAATGCCAGAATACAGGTGCTTTTGCGTCTGTCACATCCGTCCGTCTCGACTTGACACAAACCAGTTGGTTTCCTCTCCGCGCATGCGTTCCCAGCGCAAGTGTGAACAGATTTCTTTGCGCCCATGAATTAACGACCGGAGAGCGGAGCCTGTATGTGACAGGACAGAGATACGTTCCAACACTATACAGTGTGTCACTGGAGGCTATACCCTCACAACATGATGTGTGATGCGTCCGAAAAAGGAAAGAAGTATGTGCCTctatactttaaataaaaatagtaacacAGCAAAATAAGAATCGACTAATGTGTTATGTTGACTAATTAGGTCTAAATAGGACAAATGTCGTGCTATATGAATAAATTGTACCATGTATATTTTGCTCTAGTcgaaataaaatcttaaatgttcattacACCACTTAGACCCCACATCACTTTGTCTGCGTCCTCCGATTGCACTGTTCGGTTAGTAATATGTTATTCCACCAGATGGCAGTATACATCCACTGGGGTTCCATAGGGTTTTTAAGGCTGCAGAGTTGAAGAATGCCGGATTCAGAATTGCTTGTTTTCTTGAATCTGGACTGGGAAGAAACAGTTCTAACAGCCTCTTCGTAAATGAAAAAAGCAGATTATACTGTCCAATCACTCCATAAAATCCACTTTACCAACTCTGTACTTTCTCCATTGTCCTGTGGCTATACCTGGTGGAATCTAAAGTGATTGCTTGTGAAAGTTTTGCTTGTGAAAGATTGAAAAGTGGAATCTTTTGATTCAGGTTTGTCGTAGACCTACAGAGAGCTTTGATCCACAGACCTTTGGGTTTATGGGCGAGTTTCAGCTCTGACCAGCACATATAGTCCACTGTTGTCAGGACAGTGTGAGTGATTACTGATGATCAGAGAGACCCTCGGTGCAGTTTAGTTGCCATTTTTCAGTCAATCAGGCCAGCTGTAGCTGCTTTAGTTCCTCATCACTATGAGTGGAGAGTGAATTTATAATACAGTGTGTGTTGGAGTTATCATGGTCTTAATCCAAATGACTGAATATGATGATATGATAATAATTCTAATTGTAATAAATCTGTGGAGAACCAACCCAACCCAGTAGAAATGCATGCTGTTTGAAGAACTgtggaataacatctccatggaaacaagcatgccACAAGCAAATAGATCCTCTATGAGAAAAGTTACCCAGTGTTTTTTAAAATCAGTAAGGACAAAAACTGATTCCTTCTCTGAAGTATTATGTTATGATGTTTGATATTAGGAACAGCAGCATTTTATTTCAAAGATGTCTTATTCTCAACTCTAAACTTTTCTAGCATGCTTTAAATGGTCATTTGTGTAGGCCAGTCACATAGCCTTAGCTAAAGCAAAAGAACTGAATACATTTCTCTGGCTCTGATTTCATTAGTGTTTCCATACTGCATACTGTACTGTGCAGGACTGattgggagagaggaggggagtatgATGTGAAAAAGATCCATCCCCTTCACTTTGAATGAATGACACATCTATAAAGCAAAGCCAATAGACAAGTCGCTCCACCTAAGCTGTACAATAAATCCTACATGTGGTAATCTTATGGGGGGAACTGCCTCTTTTAAGGACCTTGCTCCAGTGTGCAATAACTGCTCATAGGGCGTGATCTATGGCCATTGACCAGGAAATGTATGTGCCACTGGGAATCTTCATCTGTACACATGagtatgagaggaggagaggtgtagCAGTTTTGCCTTTGCATCTGTTATCTTTTACAGATGAAAGATTCATGTAAAATGGCTAGGGGAATACTGTAGCAGTAGCTTAATAGCAGTGGCAGTAGAGGAGCAACTAAATGCTATATGTTTAATGTATAACGTTGTAATGCTCCGTTAGGTaccactttaaaataactactCTTAGACTAATAAAGCATTAAGTCATTCATCatacataatgaacaaattgtttttGAGAATTATTtaacttagtaactacttaattaagaggTAATTTAACTCTGAATCATtcttatttgttcattatgaattaagtctttgttcatgctttattacaCAGCTCTTCTACACTTAGGACTATACTCAAGTGAAAAGTGTTTAGAATGTTACCTGCACTAAATTTATGTTACCCGCACTAACAGTAAATGAAATTTGCCATTTTTTCTGTCTGGAGTTGCTTTATAAGAGACCGTTATCTTCACTCCGGCACCATTTGGCAAAATTGTTTAATGACACAGTGTTGAAAagttttttcatgcttttttgcCTTCATAACTCAAGGAATGTGAAGTTTATGTTATCTGGAGGCAGCAGAGGATTTCACTGTAATGACTCGGCTAAACTTCTCACAGCACTGAACCAGAATATACTGTGGCAATGGAACTTAAATCACTCAAGAAAATAGTAGCAGTATTTCAAAAGAAAACCTTttcttatacttatacttatttaCTAGTACTCAAATGTTTATGTAACCAAACATGGTACAAGGAATACAAATTTCATTTTCTATAAAGCATTTGATGGATACTGACCAAAGATTTAATACAagaatttttaaataatattactgaagtagaagtaaTAAGCATAGTATCATCAAACTATTAGTAGTAAGTCACATTGATTTAATAATGTCAATATTCTTAAGTAATGTTAATTAATGGAGACAATAATGCTGTCCAATTAACAGTATTGTAATCACAGCAATGGGTCTAATATAGTATATAAAGACTAAACTGGAGTAAATTGGATAAACAGAAAGTTGCaccaggaagggcatccagatTAAAATCTGTGCCAGGAAAGACCACTTGAGAACACACAGAGTATGAGTCATATTTTGATTAGATGTTTATGTAATCTCAGTCTTCATCAACCAATTTCCAtgtaacaaattaaaacagGCACATAAATTGAATTGGGATGATGATGTGGCTGAATCAATTCCAAAGACCATTTCCGTAAATTATCTCATCATAACTGACTCTATTTTCAGCATGGGGACAATTCTACTGCAGTTATGATTCAATTACTCCACGAGCTGAGCTTTTGTGTCGAGGACATTGACAACGGCAACATTCATTGTAAATAGGACAACAAAATAAAGCGCAGCTATAGCAAGACCCTGatgagttttgattttgataatacagaaatagattttaattactttgttttTCTTGCCAGTTTTGATCATTTCCACAAGTTTTAGTTACAGCTGTCGTTCCCCATAAGCTTCTACTGCTGCTTGTTTTCAATGCAGAGGATGAGGTCTGACAGGCACGGGCTATTTACTGGAACATGATACAGGCAGGGTGCAAAGAATGGCACTATCTCTATGGAGTGAATTATTTAGGATTGAAAAATGTCCTGCAAGTAGCTCAGTTATGAATAGTAAAGGATATGCTGTTCACAATATAGTACCAATGGATTATGTCTTTTTCTGAGCAATGATTGAACTTCTTTTTAGGGTGGTTCATTTGAGAGGGTTTGGTGTCCGAATCTTGACAAAAGTAGCCTAATAAAATGGCAATGTCCAGTTTACTACCTAATATAAGGTAATCAGTGCCACTAAAGCtatatcattaaattaaaatacaatgcagggtgtccataaaatctctttacaattaacaaaaaagtattacaaaggcatttgataagatatcttaatcagacttgttcaaTTGTACTCCGTGGTTTccaaagatttatttattttttacctcatttaacaTACCTCTCTCTAACACAATCATTGTTTTGCTCAGATGTTCTTGGTGGCCCACTTCTCTTTCTATCta from Periophthalmus magnuspinnatus isolate fPerMag1 chromosome 20, fPerMag1.2.pri, whole genome shotgun sequence harbors:
- the LOC117388308 gene encoding regulator of G-protein signaling 20; protein product: MGSERLEMRKRQMQVHQEAAASVLQARHRMGNNPTNASNACCFCWCCCCSCSCLTVRSEDETIQRFERRTDATNNCEESPKPTPEDARSWSVSFEKLMKSASGRSCFRQYLRTEFSEENMMFWLACEELKKETNKTVVEEKVRQIYEDFISILSPKEVSLDSRVRDVINRNMLEPTSHTFDDAQQQIYTLMQRDSYPRFINSTEYTDLLKSLEEMPPEP